The genomic segment GTCGCCTTCCTTGCCGCCCAGCGCGACGACGACGCCCGCGACGGGCGACGGAATCTCGACCGACGCCTTGTCGGTCATCACGTCGGCGATCGCCTGGTCTTCCTTCACGTGATCGCCGATCTTCACGTGCCACAGCCCGAGCTCGACCTCCGCGATCCCTTCGCCGATATCCGGCATCTTGATGACGTGGATGCCCATGTCAATTCTCCATCGCGCGCCGCAGCGCGTCGCCGACCCGGTTCGGGCCCGGGAAATACGCCCATTCCTGCGCATGCGGATACGGCGTGTCCCAGCCGGTCACGCGCTCGACGGGCGCTTCGAGCCAATGGAAGCAGTGCTCCTGCACGAGCGAGATGAGTTCCGCGCCGAAGCCGCAGGTGCGCGTCGCCTCGTGCACGACGACGCAGCGCCCCGTCTTGCGCACCGATTCGACGATCGTGTCGAGATCGAGCGGCCACAGGCTGCGCAGGTCGATCACCTCGGCGTCGATGCCGGTTTCCGCGGCGGCCACGAGCGACACGTGAACGGTCGTCCCGTAGGTGAGCACCGTCACGTCGCCGCCGGCGCGCACGATCGCCGCCGAATCGAGCGGCACCGTGTAGTAGCCGTCGGGCACGAGGCTCGCCGGATGCTTGCTCCACGGCGTCACCGGCCGATCGTGGTGGCCGTCGAACGGGCCGTTGTAGAGCCGCTTCGGCTCGAGGAAGATCACCGGATCGTCGTTCTCGATCGCCGAGATCAGCAGCCCCTTCGCGTCGTATGGATTCGACGGCATCACGGTGCGCAGCCCGCACACCTGCGTGAACATCGCCTCGGGGCTCTGGCTGTGCGTCTGGCCGCCGTAGATGCCGCCGCCGCACGGCATGCGGATCGTCAGCGGCGCGATGAACTCGGCCGCCGACCGGTAGCGCAGCCGCGCCGCCTCCGACACGATCTGGTCGGACGCCGGATAGAAGTAGTCGGCGAACTGGATCTCGCAGACGGGGCGCAGCCCGTACGCGCCCATCCCGACCGCCGCGCCGACGATGCCGCCTTCGTTGATCGGCGCATCGAACACGCGCGACTTGCCGTACTTGTTCTGCAGTCCTTCGGTGCAGCGGAACACGCCGCCGAAATAGCCGACGTCCTGCCCGAACACCACCACGTTGCCGTCGCGCTCGAGCATCACGTCCATCGCCGAGCGCAAAGCCTGGATCATGGTCATCGGCGAAGCCGCCGGACCGTCTTTGCCTGCTGTCGTCATCGCTGTCAAACCCCGAGCTGTTGGCGCTGCCGGCGCAAGTGCGCGGGCATCTCCTTGTAGACGTCCTCGAAAATGCTCGCGACGTTCGGCACGTGCTCGTCGGCCAGCGTGCCGTAGCGCTCCGCTTCCTTCTGCGCGGCGAGCACCTCGGCCTCGAACGCGGCCTTCGTGTCCTCGTGCTCCTGCTCGGACCACACGCCGAGGCCGACCATGTGGCGCTTCAGGCGCTCGAGCGGATCGCCGAGCGGGAAGTGCGTCCAGTCGTCGCCGGGGCGGTACTTGGTCGGATCGTCGGACGTCGAGTGCGGGCCCGCGCGATACGTGACCCATTCGATCAGCGTCGGCCCGAGGTTGCGGCGCGCGCGTTCGGCCGCCCAGCGGGACGCGGCGTAGACCGCGAGGAAGTCGTTGCCGTCGACGCGCAGCGATGCGATCCCGCAGCCGACGCCGCGCCCGGCGAACGTCGCGCCCTCGCCGCCCGCGATCGCCTGGAACGTCGAGATCGCCCACTGGTTGTTGACGACGTTCAGGATCACGGGCGCGCGGTACACGTGTGCGAACGTGAGCGCGGTATGGAAATCGGCTTCGGCCGTCGCGCCGTCGCCGATCCACGCGGAAGCGATGCGCGTGTCGCCCTTGATCGCCGAGGCCATCGCCCAGCCGACCGCCTGGATGAACTGCGTCGCGAGATTGCCCGAGATCGAGAAGAAGCCCGCGTCGCGCGACGAGTACATCACCGGCAACTGGCGGCCCTTCAGCGGATCGCGCGCGTTCGACATCAACTGGCACATCATGTCGACGAGCGAATAGTCGCGCACCATCAGGATCCCTTGCTGCCGATACGTCGGAAAGCACATGTCGCCGCGCTCGAGCGCGAGCGTGTGCGCGACTGCGATCGCTTCCTCGCCGAGGCACTGCATGTAGAACGAGATCTTCTTCTGGCGCTGCGCGATCTGCATGCGCGCGTCGAAGATGCGCGTCTTCAGCATCGCGCGGATGCCTTTGCGCAAGATGTCGGGATCGATGTCGGGCGCCCAGGGCCCGACGGCTCGTCCGTGCTCGTCGAGCACGCGCACGAGGCCATAGGCCAGGTCGCTCGTGTCGGCGGGCGCGACGTCGATAGGGGGTTTGCGCACCTTGCCGGCTGGCGACAGGCGCAGGTAAGTAAAATCGGTCTTGCATCCCGGACGCCCGGTAGGCTCCGGCACATGCAATCGCAATGGCCCGTACTGGCTCATTCAATTGTCTCCACGTTTGATTTTGTCGCACGCTTCGCCGCAGAGCGTAACAAAGTTATCGCGCATGGTGAAAGCTTCTTCGGCCCCGGAGTCGCCCCGATTTTCAAACGGACGCCGGAATGCTATGAGGTCGTTTGGCACGCTCGTTCGCGTGGCGTCGGTCGCGCGTGGCGGATGCTGCGGGCGCGATATCGCGCGGCATGTTGCCGTGCATGCGGCACGCGTGTTCGTCGAGTTCGTTTTTGTGCGATGCGCAAGCGCCGCGGCGCGAGCGCGCGCGCGAACCCGCCCGGCATTCGCGCGTCGCACGAGCGGCGCGCGCCGTGCGCGATGCCCCCACTCTCGTCACGAGTTATGCGCTTGCGTCCGCCCGCCGACGCGGGGAAAACGGCGGCGCATCGCGATTCGAATATCGCTTATCACCACAATCAATTTCCGCGGTTTCGCGTTTCGTCCTAGACTCTCCAGAACGTTACATCGATTGATGTAATTATTGGCTGGGCGGCGCGCATTCCGTCTCGACCGTTCGCGCGAAGTCCGCTTCATTCACGACATGGAGACCGCCCGCGCGCGACATCATCTGGATTCCGAATCGTCACGACTTCGTCGCCTGCGGCGCGCCACCGACTGCTTTCGCTCATGAACTCGATCCTTGCCCCGGACAACGCGCCGCCCGCCTGCGCGACGCGCACGAACCCGCTGATGTCGGCGCTCGCGCGCATCGTCGTCACCGCGCTGCTGCCGAGAATCGACCGCGCGGCCGATGCGTCGACGCGTCCGTTCGTCACGCCGGACATGCTCGTGCCGCACGTGCGCGACAAGCGCTACGGGCTCACGCATTACGGCATCTTCTTTCCCGAGTTGCCGGAACCGCACCGGTACTGCAACGTGATGACGCTGCTCGGCGCGACGGGCAGCGTCGCGTTCGACAATGACTACCTGACCGACGGCGATCCGCGCGACGTCGCGACGGTGCTGTCGTCGACGGCCGCCGACGGCGCGCATCACTATCGCGCGTATTCGATCGCGCGCGAATGCGCGGTACGGCGCGCGGACATGGTCGTCGCGTTCGGCGGCGACCTGACGATCGCGGGCGCGTACCCGCGCTACACGGTGAAGGCCGACTACGCGCACTTCGGCCTCGACGTCGCGATCGACTGCACCGACATCGTCTCGTGGTTCGTCCGCAACGTCGCATACGACCACCTGAGCCTGCTCGCGACGTGCTCGGGCACGATCCGCCACGGCGGCCGCACGATGCCGGTCGACACGCTGTGCACGTTCGAATACGCACGGATGACGACGCCGCAAGCGTGGTTCGCGAAGCCGCTCGGCGAGCGCTGGAAGCTGCCGCTCGATTTCTTCACGTACCAGATCGTGAACCTCGGCGAAGGCGTCCAGTTGCTGCTGACCGAAGTCCGCGTGCTCGGCGAAAAGGCGTTCAAGGGCATCCATCTGCGCGCGCTCGACGGCGCGGCCGAGATCCACGAGCGCGGCGTCGCGTTCGTCGTCGACGAATACGGGCCGGAGCTCGCGAACGCGCCGGACGGCCGGCGCATGCGGCTGCCACAACGGCTGTCGTGGACCGCGCGCGACGGCGCGGGCCGGCCGTGGCTCGAACTGCGCGGCACGATCGACAGCCCCTGGCGCTTCGGCCATGGGCGCGGGTATGTCGCGAGCTATCGCTTCGACGGCTTCGCCAAAGGCCGCGCATACAGCGGCCGCGGCTACATCGAGTACGTCGATTGCGAGGTGCCGCGGCGCTGACGGTTCGCTTCATTGTTGCTTGCCGTCGCTTCCCGTCGTCTCCGTCGCGCGTCGCGCGACGCTCGTCCGCAACTCGGCCCCGCATCCGCGCGGCGATGCACGGCGATCGTCCCGATTGACGATTACATTGATCGCTGTCATTGTCATTGCGTGTGCGACGAGGCCGGCTGCCGTGGCGCACCGCAGCATCGGCCGGCGCGCAGCCGGGCGATGCCCTGCTCGATTGCGCACCGGCCGCCCTCCACCCTCGAAACGCGAGCTTCATATGAAACAGCAACGCATAGAAATCGCCGAAGAGTTCGACGCCCCGGTTCAGCAGGTCTTCCGCTTCTT from the Burkholderia humptydooensis genome contains:
- a CDS encoding alpha-ketoacid dehydrogenase subunit beta gives rise to the protein MTTAGKDGPAASPMTMIQALRSAMDVMLERDGNVVVFGQDVGYFGGVFRCTEGLQNKYGKSRVFDAPINEGGIVGAAVGMGAYGLRPVCEIQFADYFYPASDQIVSEAARLRYRSAAEFIAPLTIRMPCGGGIYGGQTHSQSPEAMFTQVCGLRTVMPSNPYDAKGLLISAIENDDPVIFLEPKRLYNGPFDGHHDRPVTPWSKHPASLVPDGYYTVPLDSAAIVRAGGDVTVLTYGTTVHVSLVAAAETGIDAEVIDLRSLWPLDLDTIVESVRKTGRCVVVHEATRTCGFGAELISLVQEHCFHWLEAPVERVTGWDTPYPHAQEWAYFPGPNRVGDALRRAMEN
- a CDS encoding 3-methyl-2-oxobutanoate dehydrogenase (2-methylpropanoyl-transferring) subunit alpha, whose product is MSQYGPLRLHVPEPTGRPGCKTDFTYLRLSPAGKVRKPPIDVAPADTSDLAYGLVRVLDEHGRAVGPWAPDIDPDILRKGIRAMLKTRIFDARMQIAQRQKKISFYMQCLGEEAIAVAHTLALERGDMCFPTYRQQGILMVRDYSLVDMMCQLMSNARDPLKGRQLPVMYSSRDAGFFSISGNLATQFIQAVGWAMASAIKGDTRIASAWIGDGATAEADFHTALTFAHVYRAPVILNVVNNQWAISTFQAIAGGEGATFAGRGVGCGIASLRVDGNDFLAVYAASRWAAERARRNLGPTLIEWVTYRAGPHSTSDDPTKYRPGDDWTHFPLGDPLERLKRHMVGLGVWSEQEHEDTKAAFEAEVLAAQKEAERYGTLADEHVPNVASIFEDVYKEMPAHLRRQRQQLGV
- a CDS encoding DUF6670 family protein; this translates as MNSILAPDNAPPACATRTNPLMSALARIVVTALLPRIDRAADASTRPFVTPDMLVPHVRDKRYGLTHYGIFFPELPEPHRYCNVMTLLGATGSVAFDNDYLTDGDPRDVATVLSSTAADGAHHYRAYSIARECAVRRADMVVAFGGDLTIAGAYPRYTVKADYAHFGLDVAIDCTDIVSWFVRNVAYDHLSLLATCSGTIRHGGRTMPVDTLCTFEYARMTTPQAWFAKPLGERWKLPLDFFTYQIVNLGEGVQLLLTEVRVLGEKAFKGIHLRALDGAAEIHERGVAFVVDEYGPELANAPDGRRMRLPQRLSWTARDGAGRPWLELRGTIDSPWRFGHGRGYVASYRFDGFAKGRAYSGRGYIEYVDCEVPRR